Proteins encoded in a region of the Mycolicibacterium neoaurum genome:
- the glmM gene encoding phosphoglucosamine mutase encodes MARLFGTDGVRGVANRDLTAELAVALGSAAARRLGSVSTTGRRVAVVGRDPRASGEMLEAAVIAGLTSEGVDALRVGVLPTPAVAYLTSSYDADFGIMISASHNPMPDNGIKIFGPGGHKLDDAAEDRIEELVHSGPGQRPVGADIGRVVDAQDALDRYLRHVAKAVTTPLDGIRVVVDCANGAGYAAAPLAYRAAGAEVIALSAEPNGLNINLDCGSTHMEALAEAVVAHGAHLGLAHDGDADRCLAVDADGRIIDGDAIMVMLALAMQESQELASNTLVTTVMSNLGLHVAMRSAGIDVRTTAVGDRYVLEELRAGEFSLGGEQSGHIVLPSFGTTGDGIVTGLRLMSRMAQTRSTLADLTAPMQTMPQVLINVAVHDKATVAQAAAVQEAVAEAEAKLGDTGRILLRPSGTEQVVRVMVEAADADTARQLAAQVAESVSRHT; translated from the coding sequence ATGGCTCGACTGTTCGGCACCGATGGCGTGCGCGGAGTCGCCAATCGTGACCTCACCGCGGAACTGGCGGTGGCGCTCGGTTCGGCGGCCGCGCGGCGGCTCGGCTCGGTATCGACGACGGGCCGCCGGGTAGCGGTCGTGGGACGGGATCCGCGGGCCAGTGGCGAGATGCTCGAGGCCGCGGTCATCGCCGGCCTGACCAGCGAAGGCGTCGACGCGTTGCGGGTCGGCGTTCTGCCCACCCCCGCGGTGGCCTATCTGACCAGTTCCTATGACGCCGACTTCGGCATCATGATCTCCGCGTCGCACAACCCGATGCCAGATAACGGCATCAAGATCTTCGGGCCGGGCGGGCACAAGCTCGACGATGCCGCCGAGGACCGCATCGAAGAACTGGTCCATTCGGGGCCGGGACAGCGGCCGGTCGGCGCCGATATCGGTCGCGTGGTGGACGCCCAGGATGCGCTGGACCGCTACCTGCGCCACGTCGCCAAGGCGGTCACCACACCCCTGGACGGCATCAGGGTGGTCGTCGACTGCGCCAACGGCGCCGGTTACGCCGCCGCTCCGCTGGCCTATCGTGCCGCCGGTGCCGAGGTCATCGCCCTGAGCGCCGAGCCCAACGGTCTCAACATCAACCTCGATTGCGGTTCCACGCACATGGAGGCGCTCGCGGAGGCGGTCGTCGCGCATGGCGCGCACCTCGGTCTGGCGCACGATGGTGACGCCGACCGGTGCCTGGCCGTGGATGCCGACGGTCGCATCATCGACGGGGACGCGATCATGGTGATGCTGGCCCTGGCCATGCAGGAGTCACAGGAGCTTGCGTCCAACACGCTGGTCACGACGGTTATGAGCAATCTGGGCCTGCATGTCGCCATGCGTTCCGCCGGGATCGACGTACGCACGACCGCCGTGGGTGATCGCTACGTCCTCGAAGAGCTGCGGGCCGGTGAGTTCTCGCTCGGCGGTGAACAGTCCGGCCACATCGTGCTGCCCAGTTTCGGCACCACCGGCGACGGGATCGTCACGGGGCTGCGGCTGATGTCCCGAATGGCCCAGACCCGTAGCACGTTGGCGGACTTGACCGCGCCGATGCAGACGATGCCGCAGGTGTTGATCAACGTCGCGGTGCATGACAAGGCGACGGTCGCACAGGCCGCCGCCGTGCAGGAGGCCGTCGCCGAAGCCGAGGCCAAGCTCGGCGATACCGGCCGCATCCTGTTGCGGCCGTCGGGGACCGAGCAGGTCGTGCGGGTGATGGTCGAGGCCGCTGATGCCGATACCGCCCGCCAGCTCGCCGCGCAGGTGGCCGAATCGGTGAGCCGACACACCTAG
- a CDS encoding type VII secretion target, producing MGYIDSARMDVTAVLGVAQRYDSVAGLLDDAAGRVHTVFGAAGAGRAYADCGALVQRVVTETVGQLRSWAAANREVASSLRISAADYADIDARAARRIG from the coding sequence ATGGGATACATCGACTCGGCGCGGATGGATGTCACCGCGGTGCTGGGTGTCGCGCAGCGGTATGACAGCGTGGCAGGCCTTCTCGACGATGCCGCCGGCCGCGTGCACACGGTGTTCGGTGCCGCCGGGGCGGGCCGGGCGTACGCCGACTGTGGTGCGCTCGTGCAGCGCGTCGTCACCGAAACCGTGGGCCAGCTTCGGTCTTGGGCGGCGGCGAATCGAGAGGTGGCGTCGAGTCTTCGGATCTCGGCTGCCGATTACGCCGATATCGATGCCCGGGCCGCCCGACGGATCGGGTGA